CACCACCCCGTCCCGCTTGCAGAGCACCATGGTCCCGGAGTCCACCGCCGCCTTGCCCTCCAGCCCGGTGCCCACCACCGGCGACTGGGGCTTAAGCAGGGGGACCGCCTGGCACTGCATGTTGGAGCCCATCAGGGCCCGGTTGGCGTCGTCATGCTCCAGGAAGGGGATCAAGGCGGCCGAAAGGCTCACCAGCTGCTGGGGCGAAACGTCCATGTAGTGGACCTCCTGGGCCTTGGCCCGGGGAAAGGTCTCGCGGTAGCGGCTCAGGGCCTGTTCTCCCAGGATCTTCCCGCCGTCGTCCACCGGGGTGTTGGCCTGGGCGATGGTGAACTGGTCCTCCTCGTTGGCCGAGAGGTAGTCCACCTCTCCGGTCAGCTTGCCGTTCTTAAGCTTGCGGTAGGGCGTTTCCAGAAAGCCCAGCTCGTTCACCCGGGCAAAGCAGGCCAGGGATGCGATCAGCCCGATGTTGGGTCCTTCCGGGGTCTCGATGGGGCACATCCGGCCGTAGTGGGTGTAATGCACGTCGCGGACCTCGAACCCGGCCCGTTCCCGGGTCAGGCCGCCTGGTCCCAGCGCCGAAAGGCGCCGCTTGTGCCGCAGCTCGGCCAGCGGATTGGGCTGGTCCAGGAACTGGGACAACTGGGAGGAGCTGAAAAAGCTGTTGACGGTGGAGGAGATGATGCGGGAGTTGACCAGGTCCTGGGGGGTGATGGAACCCTGTCCGTCCCACATGGCCATCCGCTCCCGGGTCATCCGGGCCATCCGGGAGAGCGCGGCCGAGAACTGGTTGGAGACCAGCTCGCCGACCCTCAAGATCCGGCGGTTGCCCAGATGATCGATGTCGTCCACTTCGCCCTGGTTCATTCTTAAGGACAGCAGGTAGCGGACCACTTCCACAAAATCCTTCGGCCCCAGCACATTGGCGGTGGAGATCTCCTGCCCCAGCCTTTTGTTCAGCTGGTAGCGGCCCACCTTCTTCAGGTCGTAGCGCTTGCGGTCAAAGAACATCTTTTCGATCACCGCCTTGGAGAGCTCGGGGTTGATGGCGTCTCCGGGGTGAAGGATGTTGTAGATCTTGGAGAGGGCGTCCTCCTTGGAGCCCTTGTTGTTGTCGGCCAGCATGGTGCGGGGGATGATGGCCGGGTCCTTGACCGGATCGATGGCCACCACCTCCACCTTTTCCACCTTGGACAGCTTGAGGGTGGCCAGGATCTCGGGGGTTATCTTGTGCCCGGCCTCGGCCAGCACTTCGCCGGTCTTGGGGGCGCTGACGTCGCTGAAAAGATAGCGGTCCAGGGCCTGCTTTTCCCCCGACAGGGAGATGGTCTCCGGCTGGTGGTAAAGGGAAAGCAGGGCCTTGTTGGTGGCAAAGCCCACCGCCCGCAGCAGCAGGGTGGCGTGGAACTTGCGGTGCTTGTCGATGGAGACCCACAGCAGATCGTTGGGGTCCAGGGTCAGCTTAAGCCAGGAACCGCGGTAGGGGATGATCTCGGCGGTGTAGATCCTTTTTCCCGAAGGATGGCTTTTTTCGGCGAAGAAGGCCCCGGGAGATCGGTGCAGCTGGCTGACCACCACCCGCTCGGCCCCGTTGATCACGAAGGTGCCGGTCTCGGTCATCAGCGGCACTTCGCCCAGGAAGACCTCCTTTTCCACCACTTCCTTGGGCTTGCCCTTGGGATCGCTGGGATCCTTAAGGGACAGCCTGAGGATGGACTTCAGCGGGGCGGCGTAGGTCATGTCGCGGTCGTGGCATTCGGAGATGGAATAGCGGGGCTTGCCCAGGCCGTAGGAGATGAAATCCATCGCCATCCGGTTCTGGGCGTCCTCGATGGGGAATATCTCGTTGAACACCGACTGCAGCCCTTCGTTCTTGCGTTTTTCCGGAGCCTGGTGCTCCTGCAAAAAGTCCTTGTAGGAATTGAGCTGCATGTCCAGCATGTTGGGCAGCTGGATCCCCGACTTTATTTTGGAATAATCTTTTCTTTTGACCGGCTTCAAAATAACCTCCTTGATTAAAGGGGTGTCTGGAATAAATAACCGATGTCAGATCTGGATCAGCCCGGACGGCGGGCAAAAAAAGCAGGTGGCCGCTGCATTTGTCTGATGATTAAAGCAATGCACGGCCGCCAAAAAAGCAGCGTTTGACGGAGCCTTAAAATGTTTCCGCAGCACCGCAGCCGCAGATGGCCCCCTCAAACGCCGTTCAAGATATATATCTTTCCTGCGGCAACCACTGCCGCAAAAAGTTTGGCTATGTTTTTACTGGATGTTATTAAGGATGCTGTTTTTTACTTGAGTTCCACCACGGCTCCGGCCGCTTCCAGGGTGGCTTTGATCTTCTGGGCCTCGTCCTTGGTCACGCCCTCTTTGACCGGCTTGGGGGCGCCTTCCACCAGGTCCTTGGCTTCCTTCAGGCCCAGGTTGGTGATCCCGCGGACTTCCTTGATCACCTGGATCTTCTTGTCTCCGCCGGAGACCAGCACCACGTCAAAAGAGGTCTTCTCTTCGGCCGGGGCGGCGGCGGCTCCGCCGGCTGCGGCTGCGGCCACCGGGGCGGCGGCCTTGACGCCGAATTTTTCTTCCAGGGACTTGACCAGCTCAGCCAGCTCCAGCACCGTCATCTGCTCGATGGCTTCCATTACGACTTGTTTCTTGTCCGACATTTCCTTTTGCTCCTTTATTTGCTCTTTAATTAATTTTCGGTTTTGCCGCCGTAGCGGCACCCCGCCATAGGCGGTGGTATTGTTTTTTATAGGAACCGGGTTTTTAGGACTGGGCTTCCTTTTGCTTGGCGATGGCGTCCACCGTGCCCACTATTTTCTGCAGTACTCCGCCCAGGACCCCGACAAACGAGGAGATGGGAGCCTGGAGCCCGGCCAGCACCATGGAGAGAAGCACTTCCCGGGAAGGAAGCAGGGCCAGCTGTTTGACCTCGCTGGGACTGACCACCTTGCCTTCGATCAGGCCGATCTTGACCGTAGGCTTGTTGCCCTCCTTGGCGAACTCGGTCAGGATCTTGGCCGGGATGATGGCGTCTTTCAGTCCGAAGGCCAGTCCGGTGGGGCCGGTCAGGTAGTCGGCCAGCATCTCGTATCCGGCGTTCTTGGCGGCCAGCTTGGCCAGGGTGTTCTTGGCCACCCGGTATTCCACCGAGGCTTCCCGCAGTTTTTTGCGCAGTTCGGTGGCCTGGGGAACGTTCAGACCGGTAAAATCGGTAAGATAGACCGATTTGGCGGTCTTCATTTTCTCGGTCAGTTCCAGGACCTTTTGTTCTTTATCTGTTTTTGGCATTTTAATTATCTCACTTTCCTAAAGCCGACAGTTCGGTAAGGGCGACCCTGACCCCCGGGCTCATGGTGGAGGAAATGGATACGCTTTCTATGTAGGTGCCCTTAAGCGATGAAGGCCTGGCCTTAACTATCTCGGACAGCAGCGTATTGATGTTATCCACCAGTTTGGAATTGTCAAAGGATTTCTTTCCCACCGCCACATGGAGGTTGGAGTTCTTGTCCACCCGGTATTCTATCTTTCCGGCCTTGGCTTCCTTGACCGCCTTGGCCAGATCAAAGGTCACGGTCCCGGTCTTGGGGTTGGGCATCAGCCCCCGCACCCCCAGGATCTTGCCCAGCCGGCCCACCTGGCTCATCATGTCCGGAGTGGCTATGGCCACGTCAAAATCGGTCCAGCCTTCCGAAACCTTCTTGATCAGGTCGTCGCTGCCGGCGAAATCGGCCCCGGCCGCTGTGGCTTCGGCTTCCTTTTCGCCCTTTGCAAACACCAGCACCCTCATTTTCTTGCCGGTGCCGTGGGGCAGGATCACAGTTCCCCGCAGGTTCTGATCGGCCTTCTTGGGGTCCAGTTCCATTTTGATCGAGACCTCAAAAGCCTCGTCAAACTTGGCGTAAGCCATCTGCTTTACCGCCTCCACCGCTTCGGCCACGGTGTAGGTCTTGGTC
The DNA window shown above is from bacterium and carries:
- the rplA gene encoding 50S ribosomal protein L1, translated to MDRGKKYNLAAQKTDLTKTYTVAEAVEAVKQMAYAKFDEAFEVSIKMELDPKKADQNLRGTVILPHGTGKKMRVLVFAKGEKEAEATAAGADFAGSDDLIKKVSEGWTDFDVAIATPDMMSQVGRLGKILGVRGLMPNPKTGTVTFDLAKAVKEAKAGKIEYRVDKNSNLHVAVGKKSFDNSKLVDNINTLLSEIVKARPSSLKGTYIESVSISSTMSPGVRVALTELSALGK
- the rpoB gene encoding DNA-directed RNA polymerase subunit beta, translated to MKPVKRKDYSKIKSGIQLPNMLDMQLNSYKDFLQEHQAPEKRKNEGLQSVFNEIFPIEDAQNRMAMDFISYGLGKPRYSISECHDRDMTYAAPLKSILRLSLKDPSDPKGKPKEVVEKEVFLGEVPLMTETGTFVINGAERVVVSQLHRSPGAFFAEKSHPSGKRIYTAEIIPYRGSWLKLTLDPNDLLWVSIDKHRKFHATLLLRAVGFATNKALLSLYHQPETISLSGEKQALDRYLFSDVSAPKTGEVLAEAGHKITPEILATLKLSKVEKVEVVAIDPVKDPAIIPRTMLADNNKGSKEDALSKIYNILHPGDAINPELSKAVIEKMFFDRKRYDLKKVGRYQLNKRLGQEISTANVLGPKDFVEVVRYLLSLRMNQGEVDDIDHLGNRRILRVGELVSNQFSAALSRMARMTRERMAMWDGQGSITPQDLVNSRIISSTVNSFFSSSQLSQFLDQPNPLAELRHKRRLSALGPGGLTRERAGFEVRDVHYTHYGRMCPIETPEGPNIGLIASLACFARVNELGFLETPYRKLKNGKLTGEVDYLSANEEDQFTIAQANTPVDDGGKILGEQALSRYRETFPRAKAQEVHYMDVSPQQLVSLSAALIPFLEHDDANRALMGSNMQCQAVPLLKPQSPVVGTGLEGKAAVDSGTMVLCKRDGVVEKVTADCVFIRPAKTDIAEVDFLKDSQYDVYHLTKFRRSNQDTCLNHKPIVREGEVVKKGEVIADGSSTEGGELALGINCLVGFLPWSGFNFEDAIIISDKMVQDDKFTSVHIENFECFVRDTKRGPEEVTREIPNVGEEAVKDLDENGIIRIGARVEAGDILVGKVTPKGETEPTPEEKLLRAIFGDKAGDFKDTSLKAPPGMDGIVCDVKVFSRKSQDRRSSQEEKRKIEEMQKEARKRSERIKNERDRRIRELLLDQPCNQTLKDGEKLLARKGQRLSEAVLDEIKFERTPLEDLAQICEDSALGAKAVKLMDSARKAIEAVQYELQIEKEKVERGDELPADVIKLVKVFVSRKRKLMVGDKLAGRHGNKGVLARIVPEEDMPYLADGRPLDMILNPLGVPSRMNLGQVLETHLGWAAQILGFKVATPIFDGANIAEIQSEMKLAGLPEHGKVTLYDGRNGQSFDEPVTVGVMYMLKLSHLVDDKIHARSIGPYSLITQQPLGGKAHFGGQRFGEMEVWALESYGAAYTLQEILTVKSDDVQGRQRVYEAIVKGDNLPEPGTPACFEVLVNELRGLCLDVQLYKED
- the rplJ gene encoding 50S ribosomal protein L10, whose protein sequence is MPKTDKEQKVLELTEKMKTAKSVYLTDFTGLNVPQATELRKKLREASVEYRVAKNTLAKLAAKNAGYEMLADYLTGPTGLAFGLKDAIIPAKILTEFAKEGNKPTVKIGLIEGKVVSPSEVKQLALLPSREVLLSMVLAGLQAPISSFVGVLGGVLQKIVGTVDAIAKQKEAQS
- the rplL gene encoding 50S ribosomal protein L7/L12: MSDKKQVVMEAIEQMTVLELAELVKSLEEKFGVKAAAPVAAAAAGGAAAAPAEEKTSFDVVLVSGGDKKIQVIKEVRGITNLGLKEAKDLVEGAPKPVKEGVTKDEAQKIKATLEAAGAVVELK